The proteins below come from a single Acidimicrobiia bacterium genomic window:
- a CDS encoding peptidylprolyl isomerase — protein sequence MANQYDAAPELTIDLATTYTATLHTSVGDIEFELHAEDAPQTVNNFVFLARDGFYDGVIFHRTIRGFMIQGGDPTGSGRGGPGYRFRDELGHSKSSYLRGTVAMANSGPNTNGSQFFIMHADYGLPNQYSIFGQVTDGIEVVDQIAAAATGMQDRPVSPVTIDSISITES from the coding sequence ATGGCCAACCAATACGACGCCGCCCCCGAACTCACCATCGACCTCGCCACGACCTACACGGCGACGCTGCACACCTCGGTGGGTGACATCGAGTTCGAGCTCCACGCCGAGGATGCGCCCCAGACCGTCAACAACTTCGTCTTCCTCGCAAGGGACGGCTTCTACGACGGCGTGATCTTCCACCGCACCATCCGGGGATTCATGATCCAAGGCGGGGACCCGACGGGGAGTGGCAGGGGTGGTCCGGGCTACCGGTTCCGCGACGAGCTCGGCCATTCCAAGTCGTCGTATCTGCGTGGGACCGTCGCCATGGCCAATTCAGGTCCGAACACCAACGGATCCCAGTTCTTCATCATGCATGCCGACTACGGTCTCCCGAACCAGTATTCGATCTTCGGACAGGTGACCGACGGTATCGAGGTGGTGGACCAGATCGCCGCTGCAGCAACGGGCATGCAGGATCGCCCGGTCTCACCCGTCACCATCGACTCGATCAGCATCACCGAGTCCTGA
- a CDS encoding ABC transporter ATP-binding protein, translating to MIPITAYFRLFARYLRPYRGRAAALGILLLLTIGLQLVNPQLIARFIDEAIAGAAVGSLVPLAVAFMVIAVVHQLLIVWATYLAEQIGWSATNELRCDLMDHLLHLDMGFHKGSSPGELIERVDGDVTALSNFFSSMMIKVVGNAALLGGILVLLWVESWIVGLSITVFTVLAMLGMIRLHGVTVPWQRAIRATSAEMYGFVGEQVDGTEDIEANGATGFMVGRFDSIQRRWLPQVVLGWTGWSIMWITSMGLYFFSLVVVYALGAWLLGVGTLTIGSVYLVFQYVQMSHQPIEQIREELIDLQKAGASITRVEALFARRSKLVQRASIGLPSGALEVRFESVTFRYDDEAGDEIVLDDVSFTIRQGRVVGLLGRTGSGKSTVARLVTRLHEPQHGVVRIDQKPTWDIEPSILRRRVAMVTQDVQLFRASVRDNLTFFDRSVSDQELMEVLTRLELDPWLASLPNGLDMMLESGSGGLSAGQAQLLAFTRVFLRDPGLVVLDEASSRLDPATEALLERAVDHLLTGRTAIIIAHRLSTITRADDIVILDDGKVIEAGERQHLMADEHSVFSRLLATGMEEALA from the coding sequence ATGATCCCGATCACCGCCTACTTTCGCTTGTTCGCCCGATACCTGCGGCCCTACCGCGGCCGCGCGGCCGCGCTTGGGATCCTGCTGTTGCTCACCATCGGGCTCCAGCTGGTGAACCCCCAGCTCATCGCGCGGTTCATCGACGAGGCGATCGCAGGCGCTGCCGTCGGATCGCTCGTTCCGCTCGCTGTGGCGTTCATGGTGATCGCTGTGGTGCACCAGCTCCTGATCGTGTGGGCGACCTACCTTGCCGAACAGATCGGATGGTCCGCAACCAACGAGCTGAGATGCGACCTGATGGATCACCTGCTGCATCTCGACATGGGGTTCCACAAAGGATCGAGTCCCGGAGAACTCATCGAACGAGTCGACGGGGATGTCACCGCCCTTTCGAACTTCTTCTCGTCGATGATGATCAAGGTCGTCGGCAATGCCGCACTCCTCGGTGGCATCCTTGTGCTGTTGTGGGTCGAGTCCTGGATCGTCGGTCTCTCAATCACCGTGTTCACCGTCCTTGCGATGCTCGGCATGATCCGGCTCCATGGCGTCACCGTTCCTTGGCAGCGAGCCATTCGGGCAACCAGCGCGGAGATGTACGGGTTCGTCGGTGAGCAGGTCGACGGGACCGAAGACATCGAGGCAAACGGTGCAACCGGGTTCATGGTCGGGCGGTTTGATTCCATCCAACGCCGATGGCTTCCCCAGGTCGTTCTCGGCTGGACCGGCTGGTCGATCATGTGGATCACCTCGATGGGGCTCTACTTCTTCTCGCTCGTGGTCGTCTACGCGCTCGGCGCATGGCTGTTGGGTGTCGGCACACTGACCATCGGATCCGTGTACCTGGTATTCCAGTATGTCCAGATGTCCCACCAGCCCATCGAGCAGATCCGCGAGGAACTCATCGACCTCCAGAAGGCCGGAGCCTCCATCACGCGCGTCGAGGCCCTCTTCGCGCGCCGGTCGAAGCTCGTCCAGCGAGCGTCGATCGGCTTGCCATCGGGAGCACTCGAGGTGCGTTTCGAATCGGTCACCTTCCGCTACGACGACGAGGCGGGGGACGAGATCGTGCTCGATGATGTGTCTTTCACGATTCGGCAAGGGCGCGTCGTCGGTCTCCTTGGACGAACCGGCTCGGGCAAGTCGACCGTTGCGAGATTGGTCACTCGCCTGCACGAACCCCAACACGGTGTCGTGCGAATCGACCAGAAGCCGACATGGGACATCGAACCTTCAATCCTCAGAAGGCGGGTTGCGATGGTGACCCAGGATGTGCAGCTGTTCCGGGCATCGGTACGCGACAACCTGACCTTCTTCGACCGATCGGTCTCCGATCAAGAGCTCATGGAGGTCCTCACACGCCTCGAGCTCGACCCGTGGCTGGCATCGTTGCCAAACGGTCTCGACATGATGCTTGAAAGCGGAAGCGGTGGCCTCTCGGCCGGCCAGGCGCAGCTTCTCGCCTTCACCCGCGTCTTCCTGCGGGATCCGGGCCTTGTCGTCCTCGACGAGGCGTCGTCGCGTCTCGATCCTGCCACCGAGGCCCTCCTCGAACGGGCAGTGGATCACCTGCTGACGGGGCGTACGGCAATCATCATCGCGCACCGGTTGTCGACCATCACCCGCGCCGACGACATCGTGATCCTCGACGACGGGAAAGTCATCGAGGCCGGGGAACGCCAGCACCTGATGGCCGACGAGCACTCGGTGTTCTCTCGACTCCTCGCGACCGGCATGGAGGAGGCCCTCGCGTGA
- a CDS encoding DEAD/DEAH box helicase codes for MPDTATETETSSFAALGVDPAVVEVLTSRGIVDPFPIQAMTIPDALEGRDITGKAKTGSGKTLAFGIPMLAHIGEAQPKRPHGLVLVPTRELAVQVTRALAPLLEAKGHKAVTVYGGAPMGPQIDALAEGASLAIATPGRLIDLMERQALDPSDISIVTIDEADQMADMGFMPQVRRIMAQLPDKRQTFLFSATLDHQVAELIDRYMTAPVSHEVASDTETVETMEHRFLKVHYMDKPKVVAELSRHNERILAFARTKAGVDRLVRDLKELGIAVAPIHGDLPQRKREQSLKRFAEGSVGVLVATNVAARGLHIDGVDVVVHYDPPDDPKTYLHRSGRTARAGESGLVVTLVEWDQVNEVLGIQRRAELNVPIVKMFSNDERLEDLAGWEPPEDEVPFTAKSIKNRKRRRF; via the coding sequence ATGCCAGATACCGCAACCGAAACCGAAACCTCCTCGTTCGCCGCTCTCGGAGTCGATCCGGCGGTGGTCGAGGTTCTCACCTCGCGAGGGATCGTCGATCCGTTTCCCATACAGGCCATGACGATCCCGGATGCGCTCGAGGGCCGCGACATCACCGGTAAGGCGAAGACCGGTTCGGGCAAGACGCTGGCGTTCGGCATCCCGATGCTCGCCCATATCGGGGAGGCACAGCCCAAGCGCCCGCATGGACTGGTTCTCGTACCGACGAGGGAACTCGCGGTCCAGGTCACGCGTGCGCTCGCCCCCCTCCTCGAAGCGAAGGGCCACAAGGCGGTCACCGTGTACGGTGGCGCCCCCATGGGACCGCAGATTGATGCTCTCGCCGAAGGAGCATCGCTTGCGATCGCAACTCCCGGCCGCTTGATCGACCTCATGGAACGGCAAGCACTCGATCCGTCGGATATCTCGATCGTCACCATCGATGAAGCCGACCAGATGGCCGACATGGGTTTCATGCCTCAGGTGCGCCGGATCATGGCCCAGCTCCCCGACAAGCGTCAGACCTTCCTCTTTTCGGCGACTCTCGACCACCAGGTCGCTGAGTTGATCGACCGTTACATGACGGCCCCGGTCAGCCACGAGGTTGCGTCTGACACCGAGACGGTTGAAACCATGGAGCACCGTTTCTTGAAGGTGCATTACATGGACAAACCGAAAGTCGTCGCCGAGCTCTCCCGTCACAACGAGCGGATCCTCGCATTCGCCAGAACAAAGGCGGGCGTGGATCGCCTCGTGCGGGATCTCAAGGAGCTCGGCATCGCGGTGGCCCCGATCCATGGTGATCTCCCGCAGCGGAAGAGAGAGCAGTCGCTGAAACGGTTCGCAGAGGGCTCGGTCGGAGTGCTCGTCGCGACCAATGTCGCAGCCCGCGGACTCCATATCGACGGGGTCGATGTCGTCGTCCACTACGACCCTCCCGATGATCCGAAGACCTACCTCCACCGCAGCGGGCGGACCGCTCGTGCCGGCGAGTCCGGCCTTGTCGTGACGCTGGTCGAGTGGGACCAAGTGAACGAGGTACTCGGAATCCAGCGTCGCGCCGAGCTGAATGTTCCGATCGTCAAGATGTTTTCGAACGATGAACGACTTGAGGATCTTGCGGGGTGGGAACCTCCGGAGGACGAAGTGCCGTTCACGGCGAAGTCGATCAAGAACCGCAAACGGCGCCGGTTCTGA
- a CDS encoding fused MFS/spermidine synthase produces the protein MRAWLINIVVFVAAAAVLVLEIVAGRILAPYVGVTLESFTAIIGTVLAAIAVGAWAGGRLADRGGAGAALGPVLAIGGILAVVSPSFVYLVGDDLVGSSGATAVVLAAIGFFAPAAVLSMVTPLAAKVQLTNLDDTGSVVGSLSAIGTAGALFGTFVTGFVLIAALPSRPITWSVAACLLLLAVVVAAPSSRRWVLVGGVVLVVSVIGSAAIAGPCDTESAYYCVRIVPDETRPTGRTLMLDISHHSYVDVADPTFLGFRYARLFAAIIDAEIPGTPIDALFIGGGGFTIPRYLKATRGGTSTVLELDRGLVTIAEERLGLVGGDWLRIVTGDARLTIRHEESDAYDVVVGDAFSSLAVPWHLTTKEFLEEVRGKLRAGGLYIMNVIDRPQTRFVRAELKTLAKVFDHVAVAAPASYLTGPDAGNFVLVGSTEPLDALTTEGNLPAGETVLIDDAAIEWASDAVILTDEFAPTDQLLRE, from the coding sequence GTGCGAGCCTGGCTCATCAACATCGTTGTCTTTGTTGCCGCTGCAGCGGTGCTCGTCCTCGAGATAGTCGCCGGGCGGATCCTCGCACCTTATGTCGGCGTGACCCTCGAGTCGTTCACCGCGATCATCGGGACGGTGCTCGCAGCAATAGCAGTCGGTGCGTGGGCGGGTGGGCGCCTCGCGGACCGAGGAGGGGCGGGTGCGGCACTCGGTCCGGTGCTCGCGATCGGGGGGATCCTTGCCGTCGTATCGCCATCGTTCGTCTACCTCGTTGGCGACGATCTTGTCGGCTCCTCCGGGGCCACGGCGGTAGTGCTCGCTGCCATCGGCTTCTTCGCTCCGGCAGCGGTACTGTCGATGGTGACGCCGCTTGCTGCGAAGGTGCAACTGACCAACCTCGACGATACGGGCTCGGTTGTCGGCTCACTGTCCGCGATCGGCACCGCCGGGGCGTTGTTCGGAACCTTCGTCACGGGATTTGTCCTCATCGCAGCACTGCCGTCGCGACCGATCACTTGGAGTGTCGCGGCGTGCCTGCTGCTCCTCGCGGTCGTGGTGGCGGCACCGTCGTCCCGCCGATGGGTCCTCGTCGGTGGAGTGGTGCTCGTGGTGTCGGTGATCGGGTCCGCCGCCATTGCAGGCCCCTGCGACACCGAATCCGCCTACTACTGCGTCAGGATCGTCCCTGACGAGACCCGCCCCACAGGGCGCACACTGATGCTCGACATCTCACATCATTCGTATGTCGATGTCGCGGACCCGACCTTTCTCGGGTTTCGATATGCGAGGCTGTTCGCGGCCATCATCGACGCCGAAATCCCGGGTACCCCGATCGATGCCCTCTTCATCGGGGGAGGTGGCTTCACCATCCCGCGATATCTCAAGGCAACACGCGGGGGAACCTCCACCGTCCTCGAGCTCGATCGGGGACTTGTCACGATCGCAGAGGAGCGTCTCGGGCTCGTTGGGGGTGACTGGCTCCGAATCGTCACCGGCGATGCCCGATTGACGATCCGACACGAAGAGTCCGACGCCTACGATGTGGTGGTCGGTGACGCCTTCTCGAGTCTGGCGGTGCCGTGGCATCTCACGACCAAGGAGTTTCTCGAGGAGGTCCGCGGGAAGCTCCGTGCCGGCGGCCTGTACATCATGAATGTCATCGACCGCCCACAGACGAGGTTCGTTCGTGCCGAACTCAAGACACTCGCCAAGGTCTTCGACCATGTCGCGGTCGCTGCCCCCGCGAGCTACCTGACCGGCCCCGACGCCGGGAACTTCGTCCTCGTTGGATCGACCGAGCCCCTCGATGCATTGACAACCGAAGGGAACCTCCCGGCCGGTGAGACGGTGCTCATCGACGACGCAGCGATCGAATGGGCGTCAGATGCCGTGATCCTCACCGACGAGTTCGCACCAACCGATCAGCTTCTCCGCGAATAG
- a CDS encoding HAD family hydrolase — protein sequence MKVEPKAAAFFDLDRTIIAGSSVFVFGWVAYRRGFVPTPQLIKDAANAVAFKFAGASDDKTETVKKRILEAIEGVEVGVLTDLADEIIPKLLHDVRREARGLIDLHDDAGRDTYIVSASPVEIVGRFADEMGMTGGIGTVSEIVDGTYTGNLAEPFCYGEGKADAIRRMAARQGYDLARSYAYTDSAGDLPMLDVVGHPVAVNPDRELEAIAMHRGWPVVEFSRTRKKVIKRTTALSGAALAAATAYGLGRRHGRLAAPRRFLRVGR from the coding sequence GTGAAGGTTGAACCGAAGGCGGCCGCGTTCTTCGATCTCGATCGAACGATCATCGCCGGGAGCTCCGTCTTCGTGTTCGGATGGGTCGCCTATCGGCGCGGATTCGTCCCAACCCCGCAGCTCATCAAGGATGCGGCCAACGCCGTGGCGTTCAAGTTCGCTGGCGCATCGGACGACAAGACCGAAACCGTCAAGAAACGGATTCTCGAAGCAATCGAGGGCGTGGAGGTCGGGGTTCTCACGGACCTCGCCGATGAGATCATTCCGAAGCTGCTCCACGATGTGCGCCGCGAAGCGCGGGGGCTCATCGATCTGCACGACGATGCAGGTCGCGACACCTACATCGTGTCTGCATCACCGGTTGAGATCGTCGGCCGGTTCGCAGACGAGATGGGCATGACGGGTGGCATCGGAACCGTCTCAGAGATCGTCGACGGCACCTACACCGGGAATCTCGCTGAACCGTTCTGCTACGGCGAAGGCAAGGCGGATGCCATCAGGAGGATGGCCGCCCGACAGGGATACGACCTTGCACGATCCTACGCGTACACGGATTCGGCAGGGGATCTCCCAATGCTCGATGTGGTGGGCCATCCCGTCGCCGTCAACCCGGACCGTGAGCTCGAGGCCATCGCGATGCACCGCGGATGGCCGGTCGTCGAGTTCTCAAGGACCCGCAAGAAGGTCATCAAGCGAACGACTGCCCTCAGCGGCGCCGCGCTTGCCGCAGCAACCGCCTACGGTCTCGGCCGACGGCATGGCAGGCTCGCCGCGCCAAGGAGGTTCCTGCGCGTGGGCCGCTGA
- a CDS encoding peptidylprolyl isomerase → MNGDTVEVHYVLTLTDGSSVDSSRERSVPFSFTVGSGDVIRGFDAAVMGLSVGDVRTVEIQPADAYGEWDEDRVLELPIAAGQEDVAVGDVVYLNTGQPVTVVEVSDETVKVDANHELAGKTLVFEIEVLGITRPG, encoded by the coding sequence ATGAACGGTGACACTGTGGAGGTTCACTATGTGCTGACGCTCACCGATGGGTCTTCAGTCGACTCCTCTCGCGAACGCAGTGTGCCGTTTTCGTTCACGGTCGGGTCCGGTGATGTGATACGCGGTTTCGACGCCGCCGTGATGGGACTCTCGGTCGGGGATGTGCGGACGGTCGAGATCCAGCCCGCCGATGCCTACGGGGAATGGGACGAGGATCGTGTGCTTGAGCTCCCCATCGCCGCGGGCCAGGAGGATGTCGCGGTCGGGGATGTGGTCTATCTGAACACCGGTCAACCGGTGACGGTTGTGGAGGTGAGCGACGAGACGGTCAAGGTCGACGCGAACCACGAACTCGCAGGCAAGACACTCGTCTTCGAGATCGAGGTGCTCGGTATCACGCGGCCCGGGTGA
- a CDS encoding type II CAAX endopeptidase family protein: protein MPKDLSATGKHFAWSWPLADWDAMWRPSMWLRKPPEPHRAHIFHLAAIYGLALYANIVSNEILDRVWHIPFQLGILGIALVISRRAGTTWTTLGLRRDRLRRGAIAGGFIIGVVAIGIAVGIAIPATRELFMDETIVESSVGYVLFQALVRIPIATALYEEILFRGIMFGMLVRRHTPLVAGIITSVLFGFWHILPTLDTIDSNPAGALFTGWIGSTVAITGAIAGTAAAGIGFLFVRLYANSTLASILAHIGTNSVAMLGALIVVHAL from the coding sequence ATGCCAAAGGACCTCTCCGCGACCGGGAAGCACTTCGCATGGTCGTGGCCCCTCGCCGATTGGGACGCGATGTGGCGACCGTCGATGTGGCTTCGCAAACCCCCCGAGCCGCACCGAGCGCACATCTTCCACCTCGCGGCCATCTATGGGCTTGCGTTGTACGCCAACATCGTGTCAAACGAGATTCTCGACCGCGTGTGGCACATCCCGTTCCAACTAGGGATCCTCGGGATCGCACTCGTGATCTCGCGTCGAGCTGGCACCACATGGACAACACTCGGCCTGCGGCGGGACCGTCTCAGGCGCGGCGCGATCGCCGGCGGGTTCATCATCGGAGTCGTCGCGATCGGGATCGCAGTCGGGATCGCGATCCCTGCGACCCGGGAGCTGTTCATGGACGAAACGATCGTTGAGTCATCGGTCGGCTATGTCCTGTTCCAGGCACTGGTGCGCATCCCGATCGCAACCGCTCTATACGAGGAAATCCTCTTCCGAGGCATCATGTTCGGAATGCTGGTTCGTCGCCACACACCGCTCGTTGCGGGCATCATCACTTCCGTTCTCTTCGGCTTCTGGCACATCCTGCCCACCCTCGACACCATTGATTCCAATCCTGCCGGAGCACTGTTCACCGGATGGATCGGATCGACAGTGGCCATCACCGGCGCAATCGCCGGGACGGCAGCCGCAGGGATCGGGTTTCTGTTCGTGCGCCTGTACGCCAACTCGACCCTCGCGTCGATCCTTGCCCACATCGGCACCAACTCCGTCGCCATGCTTGGCGCCCTGATCGTCGTCCATGCCCTGTAG
- a CDS encoding acyl-CoA dehydrogenase: protein MSEYSPPVRDMMFVLDTIVDIDSIAALPAYSHVDPDMLDSLLEEAARFFGEVFAPTNRIGDETGATFDNGSVTTPGAFKPVWDKLVESGWTAVTGPVEYGGHGFPRAVGAAVSEMMTAANTAFSLAPMLTGSAISLLARHGSDTQRSTYLENLIDCTWTGTMVLTEPEAGSDVGALRTKAEPAGDGTWRLNGTKIFITWGDHDLAGNIVHLVLARTPDAPAGTRGISMFIVPKFLVNPDGSIGDRNAVETVSIEHKLGIHASPTCVLSFNDAVGYLVGEENRGMRYMFTMMNQARLEVALEGLAIADRAYQHAAAYAKDRVQGAIEGAQEPSPIIAHADVRRMLLSMKALTEAMRALVYDATAAEDRKLHAESEQDRTDAANRIALLTPIAKAWCTDRGVEVASIGLQVHGGMGFIEESGAAQFYRDARITPIYEGTNGIQAIDLVTRKLPLDNGAVVHGYLDEIAALNDRLASLPSLAEMRERLADALSLVRKTTDAMLGLDDAGDRLAGATPYLEMFGTLCGGYYLVKEAAAAAPHAPEDPWMAAKVSTAGFYATNLLGRVHALAAAAIAGQDLLFAIDDDLIGTPR, encoded by the coding sequence ATGAGCGAATACTCCCCTCCCGTACGGGACATGATGTTCGTGCTCGACACGATCGTCGACATCGACTCCATTGCCGCCCTCCCCGCCTATTCCCATGTCGACCCTGACATGCTCGACAGCCTCCTGGAAGAGGCCGCACGGTTCTTCGGCGAGGTGTTCGCGCCGACGAACCGCATCGGGGACGAGACCGGAGCCACATTCGACAACGGTTCCGTCACGACACCCGGAGCTTTCAAGCCGGTATGGGACAAACTCGTCGAATCGGGTTGGACTGCGGTCACCGGGCCCGTCGAATACGGAGGTCACGGCTTCCCGCGTGCCGTGGGTGCGGCCGTTTCGGAGATGATGACGGCGGCCAACACGGCGTTCTCTCTTGCCCCGATGCTCACAGGAAGCGCGATCTCACTCCTCGCTCGTCACGGATCCGACACGCAGCGTTCGACCTACCTCGAGAACCTCATCGATTGCACTTGGACAGGAACGATGGTCCTCACCGAGCCCGAGGCGGGATCCGATGTCGGGGCGCTTCGCACCAAAGCCGAGCCAGCCGGGGACGGGACATGGCGACTCAACGGCACCAAGATCTTCATCACATGGGGAGACCACGATCTCGCTGGCAACATCGTCCACCTCGTCCTCGCCAGGACCCCCGACGCCCCCGCGGGAACACGGGGCATCTCCATGTTCATCGTTCCCAAGTTCCTCGTGAATCCAGACGGAAGCATCGGGGATCGCAATGCCGTCGAAACGGTATCCATCGAGCACAAGCTGGGCATCCATGCCTCACCGACCTGTGTCCTTTCCTTCAACGACGCGGTCGGCTATCTCGTCGGTGAGGAGAACCGAGGTATGCGGTATATGTTCACGATGATGAACCAGGCCCGGCTTGAGGTGGCGCTCGAAGGCCTCGCGATCGCCGACAGGGCATATCAGCATGCAGCAGCGTACGCCAAGGATCGTGTGCAGGGAGCCATTGAGGGTGCTCAGGAGCCGAGCCCGATCATCGCCCATGCCGATGTGCGGCGGATGCTCCTTTCAATGAAGGCACTCACCGAAGCGATGCGGGCACTCGTGTACGACGCAACGGCAGCTGAAGATCGCAAGTTGCATGCCGAGTCGGAACAAGACCGGACCGACGCCGCGAACCGCATCGCACTCCTGACACCGATCGCGAAGGCATGGTGCACCGACCGCGGTGTCGAGGTCGCCTCGATCGGCCTCCAGGTCCATGGCGGCATGGGTTTCATCGAGGAGTCCGGAGCTGCGCAGTTCTACCGTGACGCACGCATCACGCCGATCTACGAGGGGACGAACGGCATCCAGGCGATCGACCTGGTCACCCGCAAGCTGCCGCTCGACAACGGTGCCGTGGTTCACGGCTACCTCGACGAGATCGCGGCGCTCAATGACCGTCTTGCGAGCCTGCCATCGCTCGCCGAGATGCGCGAGCGCCTCGCTGATGCACTCTCCCTGGTGCGTAAGACAACCGACGCGATGCTCGGGCTCGACGACGCTGGCGATCGCCTCGCGGGCGCGACCCCGTATCTTGAGATGTTCGGCACGCTGTGCGGCGGCTACTACCTCGTCAAGGAAGCCGCCGCAGCAGCTCCACACGCGCCGGAAGATCCGTGGATGGCTGCCAAGGTGTCGACCGCGGGCTTCTATGCGACGAACCTGTTGGGGAGGGTCCATGCGCTTGCTGCGGCCGCCATCGCCGGGCAAGACCTGCTGTTTGCGATCGACGACGATCTCATCGGTACGCCGCGGTGA
- a CDS encoding ABC transporter ATP-binding protein has translation MNGRTPPYRKALWALIRQQPLRYAWAQFLWISIWTMPILVGLITARFFDELGPDIEIGTVAGVILATLGYAVGRSVFILVGMRNHGSLLFRGSALVRRNLLERIYELPGAEPLDDTPGEIVSRFRDDVEHIILPFDLSVDIVGSGIAAALSILILLTIDPVITVVILVPVIAVGVVSNRTSSIVRRYRVRARETTEAITGFLGETFAATQAVKVAAAESNMLARFRLLNDERRTMMVRDRTLTAVLEAVFRNTVNIGTGLILLLAAGRLARGGTAGISIGDFALLVFLLGLVTEAAYFSGMFVARTKQGAVSFDRLADTLRGAPWQRLFEPTELHLDGQPLPLPDRQGIPPAFEGLEVRGLTYHYNGSGAGIEGVDLAVGPGEFIVVTGRIGSGKTTLIRTLLGLLPASGGTISWNGRILDDPPAVMTPPRVAYTPQVPRLFSMSLRDNLVLGDPIDDEVVDESVFIATLTRDIDLMPEGLETMIGPRGVRLSGGQLQRAATARMLIRQPQLLVLDDVSSALDVETEQQLWERLFDARAEVATLVVSHRQAALSRADRVLVMEDGRVAATGTAAELKESSETFRAIWEGAAVGDERR, from the coding sequence GTGAACGGACGCACACCACCGTATCGGAAGGCGCTGTGGGCACTCATCCGGCAGCAGCCGCTCAGGTACGCGTGGGCGCAGTTCCTGTGGATCTCGATTTGGACGATGCCCATCCTTGTGGGGCTGATCACGGCGCGCTTCTTCGACGAGCTCGGTCCCGACATCGAGATCGGAACGGTCGCTGGCGTCATCCTCGCGACGCTCGGCTACGCCGTTGGGCGCTCGGTCTTCATCCTCGTCGGGATGCGCAATCACGGATCGTTGCTGTTCCGGGGCTCGGCCCTCGTCCGGCGGAACCTGCTCGAACGCATCTACGAGCTGCCGGGCGCCGAACCACTTGACGACACCCCAGGCGAGATCGTGAGCCGGTTCCGTGATGATGTGGAACACATCATCCTTCCGTTCGATCTCTCCGTCGACATCGTCGGGTCGGGGATCGCAGCAGCACTCTCGATCCTCATCCTTCTCACGATCGATCCGGTCATCACCGTGGTGATCCTTGTGCCGGTGATCGCGGTCGGTGTGGTTTCAAACCGTACCAGTTCGATCGTTCGGCGCTATCGAGTCCGGGCCCGGGAGACCACTGAGGCGATCACGGGCTTCCTCGGTGAGACCTTCGCGGCGACACAAGCCGTGAAGGTTGCGGCTGCCGAATCCAACATGCTCGCACGGTTCCGGCTGCTCAACGATGAGCGCAGGACCATGATGGTGCGGGACCGTACGCTGACTGCGGTCCTCGAAGCCGTGTTCAGGAATACGGTGAACATCGGTACCGGGCTGATCCTGCTTCTCGCGGCGGGGAGGTTGGCGCGTGGCGGAACTGCGGGCATCTCCATCGGGGATTTCGCACTCTTGGTGTTCCTGCTCGGACTCGTTACGGAGGCGGCATACTTCTCCGGCATGTTCGTCGCGAGGACGAAGCAGGGCGCTGTGAGCTTCGACCGCTTGGCTGACACGCTGCGTGGCGCGCCGTGGCAGCGGCTCTTCGAGCCGACCGAACTCCATCTCGACGGGCAGCCTCTTCCGCTCCCGGACCGTCAGGGGATTCCCCCGGCCTTCGAGGGTCTTGAGGTGCGGGGTCTCACCTATCACTACAACGGCAGTGGCGCCGGGATCGAGGGCGTCGATCTCGCCGTTGGCCCCGGTGAGTTCATCGTTGTAACGGGTCGGATCGGTTCAGGAAAGACGACGCTGATCCGAACCCTGCTCGGGCTTCTCCCCGCATCCGGGGGGACGATTTCGTGGAACGGACGGATCCTCGATGATCCGCCAGCGGTCATGACGCCGCCGCGGGTTGCCTACACGCCCCAGGTGCCCCGCCTGTTCTCGATGTCGCTTCGTGACAACCTCGTACTCGGTGATCCCATCGACGATGAGGTCGTCGACGAGTCGGTGTTCATTGCCACCCTCACCCGCGACATTGACCTCATGCCGGAAGGTCTCGAGACGATGATCGGACCGCGAGGCGTTCGCCTCTCGGGTGGTCAGCTTCAACGAGCGGCAACCGCGAGGATGCTCATCAGGCAACCGCAGTTGCTCGTTCTCGACGATGTCTCGAGCGCGCTCGATGTCGAAACGGAACAGCAGCTGTGGGAACGGCTGTTCGACGCACGAGCCGAAGTCGCCACGCTGGTCGTATCGCATCGCCAGGCGGCGCTGAGCCGAGCCGATCGGGTGCTCGTCATGGAAGACGGGCGTGTGGCGGCCACCGGAACGGCCGCAGAGCTCAAGGAATCGTCGGAGACATTCCGGGCCATCTGGGAGGGAGCAGCGGTGGGTGACGAACGGCGTTGA